The following coding sequences lie in one Oncorhynchus gorbuscha isolate QuinsamMale2020 ecotype Even-year linkage group LG10, OgorEven_v1.0, whole genome shotgun sequence genomic window:
- the gnpnat1 gene encoding glucosamine 6-phosphate N-acetyltransferase has translation MSPACGMLLDETPLFEPALLQELDWSSKTVSFSPPISPSQPGEGLVLRPLCTADFNRGFYKVLSQLTTAGDVTPEQFIKKFEHMKKTGDYYVIVVEDTNLGQIVATATLITEHKFIHSCAKRGRVEEVVVSDVCRGKQLGKLLVSTLTLLSKKLDCYKITLECAPKNVAFYTKFSYSASDETYMQCRFFD, from the exons ATGTCACC agcctGTGGGATGCTGCTGGATGAGACCCCACTATTCGAGCCAGCTCTGCTCCAGGAGCTGGACTGGAGTAGCAAGACAGTGTCCTTCTCTCCCCCAATCTCCCCCTCCCAGCCTGGGGAAGGTCTGGTCCTCAGGCCCCTCTGCACAGCTGACTTCAACAGGG GATTCTACAAGGTGTTATCCCAACTCACAACTGCAGGGGATGTTACGCCAGAGCAGTTTATTA AGAAATTTGAGCACATGAAAAAGACTGGGGACTACTATGTCATCGTGGTGGAGGACACAAACCTGGGACAGATTGTTGCCACGGCCACATTAATCACAGAGCACAAATTCATTCATTCCTGTGCAAAG agaggaagggtggaggaggtggttgtCAGTGACGTGTGCCGGGGAAAACAGCTGGGGAAATT GTTAGTGTCGACCCTCACTCTCCTCAGCAAAAAACTAGATTGCTATAAAATAACATTGGAATGTGCACCCAAGAACGTGGCCTTCTACACAAAGTTTAGCTACTCCGCATCAGACGAGACTTACATGCAGTGTCGGTTCTTTGATTGA